From a region of the Corvus moneduloides isolate bCorMon1 chromosome 27, bCorMon1.pri, whole genome shotgun sequence genome:
- the FGFR1 gene encoding fibroblast growth factor receptor 1 isoform X7, whose amino-acid sequence MRQRGAHVPWERNRLIGAASPVETPLRPPGASLGPPWSGSCGAQSPSSSCSSGMFTWRCLILWAVLVAAALSAARPAPTLPDQDALPSAEDDDDEDDSSSEEKEADNTKPNQAIAPYWTYPEKMEKKLHAVPAAKTVKFKCPSSGTPNPTLRWLKNGKEFKPDHRIGGYKVRQATWSIIMDSVVPSDKGNYTCIVENKYGSINHTYQLDVVERSPHRPILQAGLPANKTVALGSNVEFVCKVYSDPQPHIQWLKHIEVNGSKIGPDNLPYVQILKTAGVNTTDKEMEVLHLRNVSFEDAGEYTCLAGNSIGISHHSAWLTVLEAIEDTPTMMTSPFYLEIIIYCIGAFLISCMVVTIIIYKLKSTTKKTDFNSQLAVHKLAKSIPLRRQVTVSADSSSSMNSGVMLVRPSRLSSSGTPMLAGVSEYELPEDPRWELPRDRLILGKPLGEGCFGQVVLAEAIGLDKDKPNRVTKVAVKMLKSDATEKDLSDLISEMEMMKMIGKHKNIINLLGACTQDGPLYVIVEYASKGNLREYLQARRPPGMEYCYNPTRVPEEQLSFKDLVSCAYQVARGMEYLASKKCIHRDLAARNVLVTEDNVMKIADFGLARDIHHIDYYKKTTNGRLPVKWMAPEALFDRIYTHQSDVWSFGVLLWEIFTLGGSPYPGVPVEELFKLLKEGHRMDKPSNCTNELYMMMRDCWHAVPSQRPTFKQLVEDLDRIVAMTSNQEYLDLSMPLDQYSPGFPDTRSSTCSSGEDSVFSHDPLPDEPCLPKFPPQHSNGGLKRH is encoded by the exons ATGCGGCAGCGGGGAGCACACGTCCCCTGGGAGAGGAACCGG CTCATAggggctgccagccctgtggaGACCCCCCTGCGCCCGCCCGGGGCCAGCCTGGGGCCCCCATGGAGTGGGAGTTGCGGAGCCCAGTCGCCGAGCAGTagctgcagcagtgggatgTTTACCTGGCGGTGCCTCATCCTTTGGGCTGTGCTGGTCGCAGCCGCGCTCTCCGCTGCCCGGCCGGCCCCCACCCTGCCCGACCAAG ACGCTCTCCCCTCTGcggaggatgatgatgatgaagatgattCCTCGTCGGAGGAGAAGGAGGCGGATAACACCAAGCCGAACC aggCCATCGCTCCATACTGGACCTATCCCGAGAAGATGGAGAAGAAGCTCcacgctgtccctgctgccaaaACAGTGAAATTCAAGTGTCCGTCGAGCGGGACGCCCAACCCCACCCTGCGCTGGCTGAAGAACGGCAAAGAGTTCAAGCCTGACCACCGCATCGGGGGGTACAAG GTCCGCCAGGCCACCTGGAGCATCATCATGGACTCGGTGGTGCCGTCCGATAAGGGCAACTACACCTGCATCGTGGAGAACAAGTACGGGAGCATCAACCACACCTACCAGCTGGATGTCGTGG AGCGGTCCCCACACCGGCCCatcctgcaggcagggctgcccGCCAACAAGACAGTGGCCCTGGGCAGCAACGTGGAGTTTGTCTGCAAGGTGTACAGCGACCCTCAACCCCACATCCAGTGGCTGAAGCACATTGAGGTGAACGGCAGCAAGATTGGCCCCGACAACCTGCCCTACGTGCAGATCCTGAAG acGGCTGGTGTTAACACGACAGACAAAGAAATGGAAGTCCTTCACTTAAGGAATGTCTCATTTGAGGATGCTGGGGAGTATACATGTTTGGCGGGTAATTCTATTGGGATCTCCCATCACTCTGCATGGTTGACAGTTCTCGAAG CTATTGAAGACACCCCAACCATGATGACATCTCCCTTCTACCTGGAGATCATCATCTACTGCATCGGGGCCTTCCTTATCTCCTGCATGGTGGTGACCATCATCATCTACAAGCTGAAGAgcaccaccaagaagacagaCTTCAACAGCCAGCTGGCCGTGCACAAGCTGGCCAAGAGCATCCCCCTGCGCAGACAGGTAACA GTGTCGGCCGACTCCAGCTCATCCATGAACTCGGGCGTGATGCTGGTGCGGCCCTCGCGCCTCTCCTCCAGCGGCACCCCCATGCTGGCCGGCGTCTCCGAGTACGAGCTCCCCGAGGACCCGCGCTGGGAGCTGCCCCGGGACAG GCTGATCCTGGGCAAGCCTCTGGGAGAAGGGTGCTTTGGGCAGGTGGTGCTGGCAGAAGCCATTGGCCTTGACAAGGACAAGCCCAACCGTGTGACCAAGGTGGCGGTGAAGATGCTCAAGT CCGACGCCACGGAGAAGGACTTGTCTGACCTCATCTCTGAGAtggagatgatgaagatgattGGCAAGCACAAGAACATCATCAACCTGCTGGGAGCCTGCACACAGGATG GACCCCTCTACGTGATCGTGGAATATGCCAGCAAGGGCAACCTACGGGAGTACCTGCAGGCGCGGCGGCCCCCGGGCATGGAGTACTGCTACAACCCCACCCGCGTCCCCGAGGAGCAGCTCTCCTTCAAGGACCTGGTCTCCTGTGCCTACCAGGTGGCACGGGGCATGGAGTACCTGGCCTCCAAGAAG TGCATCCACAGGGACCTGGCAGCCAGGAATGTCCTGGTGACGGAGGACAACGTGATGAAGATCGCTGACTTTGGGCTGGCCCGTGACATCCACCACATCGATTACTACAAGAAGACAACAAAT GGTCGCCTGCCAGTGAAGTGGATGGCTCCTGAGGCTCTCTTTGACCGAATCTACACCCACCAGAGTGACGT GTGGTCCTTcggggtgctgctgtgggagatTTTCACGCTGGGTGGGTCACCCTACCCCGGCGTGCCCGTTGAGGAGCTCTTCAAGCTGCTGAAGGAAGGTCACAGGATGGACAAGCCCAGCAACTGCACCAACGAGCT GTACATGATGATGAGGGATTGCTGGCACGCCGTCCCTTCCCAGAGACCCACCTTCAAGCAGCTGGTGGAGGACCTGGACCGGATCGTGGCCATGACCTCCAACCAG GAGTACCTGGACCTCTCCATGCCGCTGGATCAGTATTCTCCCGGCTTCCCAGATACCCGCAGCTCCACCTGCTCCTCGGGAGAGGACTCTGTTTTTTCCCACGACCCGCTCCCGGATGAGCCGTGCCTTCCCAAGTTCCCCCCTCAGCACAGCAACGGTGGACTGAAGCGACACTGA
- the FGFR1 gene encoding fibroblast growth factor receptor 1 isoform X6, whose translation MRQRGAHVPWERNRLIGAASPVETPLRPPGASLGPPWSGSCGAQSPSSSCSSGMFTWRCLILWAVLVAAALSAARPAPTLPDQDALPSAEDDDDEDDSSSEEKEADNTKPNQAIAPYWTYPEKMEKKLHAVPAAKTVKFKCPSSGTPNPTLRWLKNGKEFKPDHRIGGYKVRQATWSIIMDSVVPSDKGNYTCIVENKYGSINHTYQLDVVERSPHRPILQAGLPANKTVALGSNVEFVCKVYSDPQPHIQWLKHIEVNGSKIGPDNLPYVQILKHSGINSSDAEVLTLYNVTEAESGEYVCKVSNYIGEANQSAWLTVTRPLATAIEDTPTMMTSPFYLEIIIYCIGAFLISCMVVTIIIYKLKSTTKKTDFNSQLAVHKLAKSIPLRRQVTVSADSSSSMNSGVMLVRPSRLSSSGTPMLAGVSEYELPEDPRWELPRDRLILGKPLGEGCFGQVVLAEAIGLDKDKPNRVTKVAVKMLKSDATEKDLSDLISEMEMMKMIGKHKNIINLLGACTQDGPLYVIVEYASKGNLREYLQARRPPGMEYCYNPTRVPEEQLSFKDLVSCAYQVARGMEYLASKKCIHRDLAARNVLVTEDNVMKIADFGLARDIHHIDYYKKTTNGRLPVKWMAPEALFDRIYTHQSDVWSFGVLLWEIFTLGGSPYPGVPVEELFKLLKEGHRMDKPSNCTNELYMMMRDCWHAVPSQRPTFKQLVEDLDRIVAMTSNQEYLDLSMPLDQYSPGFPDTRSSTCSSGEDSVFSHDPLPDEPCLPKFPPQHSNGGLKRH comes from the exons ATGCGGCAGCGGGGAGCACACGTCCCCTGGGAGAGGAACCGG CTCATAggggctgccagccctgtggaGACCCCCCTGCGCCCGCCCGGGGCCAGCCTGGGGCCCCCATGGAGTGGGAGTTGCGGAGCCCAGTCGCCGAGCAGTagctgcagcagtgggatgTTTACCTGGCGGTGCCTCATCCTTTGGGCTGTGCTGGTCGCAGCCGCGCTCTCCGCTGCCCGGCCGGCCCCCACCCTGCCCGACCAAG ACGCTCTCCCCTCTGcggaggatgatgatgatgaagatgattCCTCGTCGGAGGAGAAGGAGGCGGATAACACCAAGCCGAACC aggCCATCGCTCCATACTGGACCTATCCCGAGAAGATGGAGAAGAAGCTCcacgctgtccctgctgccaaaACAGTGAAATTCAAGTGTCCGTCGAGCGGGACGCCCAACCCCACCCTGCGCTGGCTGAAGAACGGCAAAGAGTTCAAGCCTGACCACCGCATCGGGGGGTACAAG GTCCGCCAGGCCACCTGGAGCATCATCATGGACTCGGTGGTGCCGTCCGATAAGGGCAACTACACCTGCATCGTGGAGAACAAGTACGGGAGCATCAACCACACCTACCAGCTGGATGTCGTGG AGCGGTCCCCACACCGGCCCatcctgcaggcagggctgcccGCCAACAAGACAGTGGCCCTGGGCAGCAACGTGGAGTTTGTCTGCAAGGTGTACAGCGACCCTCAACCCCACATCCAGTGGCTGAAGCACATTGAGGTGAACGGCAGCAAGATTGGCCCCGACAACCTGCCCTACGTGCAGATCCTGAAG CACTCGGGGATTAATAGCTCTGATGCGGAGGTGCTGACCCTGTATAATGTGACAGAGGCGGAGAGCGGGGAGTATGTTTGTAAGGTTTCCAATTATATTGGCGAGGCCAACCAGTCTGCGTGGCTCACTGTCACCAGGCCCCTGGCCACAG CTATTGAAGACACCCCAACCATGATGACATCTCCCTTCTACCTGGAGATCATCATCTACTGCATCGGGGCCTTCCTTATCTCCTGCATGGTGGTGACCATCATCATCTACAAGCTGAAGAgcaccaccaagaagacagaCTTCAACAGCCAGCTGGCCGTGCACAAGCTGGCCAAGAGCATCCCCCTGCGCAGACAGGTAACA GTGTCGGCCGACTCCAGCTCATCCATGAACTCGGGCGTGATGCTGGTGCGGCCCTCGCGCCTCTCCTCCAGCGGCACCCCCATGCTGGCCGGCGTCTCCGAGTACGAGCTCCCCGAGGACCCGCGCTGGGAGCTGCCCCGGGACAG GCTGATCCTGGGCAAGCCTCTGGGAGAAGGGTGCTTTGGGCAGGTGGTGCTGGCAGAAGCCATTGGCCTTGACAAGGACAAGCCCAACCGTGTGACCAAGGTGGCGGTGAAGATGCTCAAGT CCGACGCCACGGAGAAGGACTTGTCTGACCTCATCTCTGAGAtggagatgatgaagatgattGGCAAGCACAAGAACATCATCAACCTGCTGGGAGCCTGCACACAGGATG GACCCCTCTACGTGATCGTGGAATATGCCAGCAAGGGCAACCTACGGGAGTACCTGCAGGCGCGGCGGCCCCCGGGCATGGAGTACTGCTACAACCCCACCCGCGTCCCCGAGGAGCAGCTCTCCTTCAAGGACCTGGTCTCCTGTGCCTACCAGGTGGCACGGGGCATGGAGTACCTGGCCTCCAAGAAG TGCATCCACAGGGACCTGGCAGCCAGGAATGTCCTGGTGACGGAGGACAACGTGATGAAGATCGCTGACTTTGGGCTGGCCCGTGACATCCACCACATCGATTACTACAAGAAGACAACAAAT GGTCGCCTGCCAGTGAAGTGGATGGCTCCTGAGGCTCTCTTTGACCGAATCTACACCCACCAGAGTGACGT GTGGTCCTTcggggtgctgctgtgggagatTTTCACGCTGGGTGGGTCACCCTACCCCGGCGTGCCCGTTGAGGAGCTCTTCAAGCTGCTGAAGGAAGGTCACAGGATGGACAAGCCCAGCAACTGCACCAACGAGCT GTACATGATGATGAGGGATTGCTGGCACGCCGTCCCTTCCCAGAGACCCACCTTCAAGCAGCTGGTGGAGGACCTGGACCGGATCGTGGCCATGACCTCCAACCAG GAGTACCTGGACCTCTCCATGCCGCTGGATCAGTATTCTCCCGGCTTCCCAGATACCCGCAGCTCCACCTGCTCCTCGGGAGAGGACTCTGTTTTTTCCCACGACCCGCTCCCGGATGAGCCGTGCCTTCCCAAGTTCCCCCCTCAGCACAGCAACGGTGGACTGAAGCGACACTGA
- the FGFR1 gene encoding fibroblast growth factor receptor 1 isoform X2: protein MRQRGAHVPWERNRLIGAASPVETPLRPPGASLGPPWSGSCGAQSPSSSCSSGMFTWRCLILWAVLVAAALSAARPAPTLPDQALPKAKIEVESYSAHPGDLLQLRCRLRDDVQSINWVRDGVQLAENNRTRITGEEVEVRDVVPEDSGLYACMTNSPSGSETTYFSVNISDALPSAEDDDDEDDSSSEEKEADNTKPNQAIAPYWTYPEKMEKKLHAVPAAKTVKFKCPSSGTPNPTLRWLKNGKEFKPDHRIGGYKVRQATWSIIMDSVVPSDKGNYTCIVENKYGSINHTYQLDVVERSPHRPILQAGLPANKTVALGSNVEFVCKVYSDPQPHIQWLKHIEVNGSKIGPDNLPYVQILKTAGVNTTDKEMEVLHLRNVSFEDAGEYTCLAGNSIGISHHSAWLTVLEAIEDTPTMMTSPFYLEIIIYCIGAFLISCMVVTIIIYKLKSTTKKTDFNSQLAVHKLAKSIPLRRQVTVSADSSSSMNSGVMLVRPSRLSSSGTPMLAGVSEYELPEDPRWELPRDRLILGKPLGEGCFGQVVLAEAIGLDKDKPNRVTKVAVKMLKSDATEKDLSDLISEMEMMKMIGKHKNIINLLGACTQDGPLYVIVEYASKGNLREYLQARRPPGMEYCYNPTRVPEEQLSFKDLVSCAYQVARGMEYLASKKCIHRDLAARNVLVTEDNVMKIADFGLARDIHHIDYYKKTTNGRLPVKWMAPEALFDRIYTHQSDVWSFGVLLWEIFTLGGSPYPGVPVEELFKLLKEGHRMDKPSNCTNELYMMMRDCWHAVPSQRPTFKQLVEDLDRIVAMTSNQEYLDLSMPLDQYSPGFPDTRSSTCSSGEDSVFSHDPLPDEPCLPKFPPQHSNGGLKRH, encoded by the exons ATGCGGCAGCGGGGAGCACACGTCCCCTGGGAGAGGAACCGG CTCATAggggctgccagccctgtggaGACCCCCCTGCGCCCGCCCGGGGCCAGCCTGGGGCCCCCATGGAGTGGGAGTTGCGGAGCCCAGTCGCCGAGCAGTagctgcagcagtgggatgTTTACCTGGCGGTGCCTCATCCTTTGGGCTGTGCTGGTCGCAGCCGCGCTCTCCGCTGCCCGGCCGGCCCCCACCCTGCCCGACCAAG ctctgcccaaaGCAAAAATCGAAGTGGAGTCCTACTCAGCCCACCCCGGTGACCTCCTCCAGCTGCGCTGCCGGCTGCGGGATGATGTCCAGAGCATCAACTGGGTGCGCGATGGCGTCCAGCTGGCTGAGAACAACCGGACGCGCATCACCGGGGAGGAGGTAGAGGTCAGGGACGTGGTGCCCGAGGACTCGGGGCTCTATGCCTGCATGACCAACAGCCCCTCGGGCAGCGAGACCACCTACTTCTCCGTGAACATCTCAG ACGCTCTCCCCTCTGcggaggatgatgatgatgaagatgattCCTCGTCGGAGGAGAAGGAGGCGGATAACACCAAGCCGAACC aggCCATCGCTCCATACTGGACCTATCCCGAGAAGATGGAGAAGAAGCTCcacgctgtccctgctgccaaaACAGTGAAATTCAAGTGTCCGTCGAGCGGGACGCCCAACCCCACCCTGCGCTGGCTGAAGAACGGCAAAGAGTTCAAGCCTGACCACCGCATCGGGGGGTACAAG GTCCGCCAGGCCACCTGGAGCATCATCATGGACTCGGTGGTGCCGTCCGATAAGGGCAACTACACCTGCATCGTGGAGAACAAGTACGGGAGCATCAACCACACCTACCAGCTGGATGTCGTGG AGCGGTCCCCACACCGGCCCatcctgcaggcagggctgcccGCCAACAAGACAGTGGCCCTGGGCAGCAACGTGGAGTTTGTCTGCAAGGTGTACAGCGACCCTCAACCCCACATCCAGTGGCTGAAGCACATTGAGGTGAACGGCAGCAAGATTGGCCCCGACAACCTGCCCTACGTGCAGATCCTGAAG acGGCTGGTGTTAACACGACAGACAAAGAAATGGAAGTCCTTCACTTAAGGAATGTCTCATTTGAGGATGCTGGGGAGTATACATGTTTGGCGGGTAATTCTATTGGGATCTCCCATCACTCTGCATGGTTGACAGTTCTCGAAG CTATTGAAGACACCCCAACCATGATGACATCTCCCTTCTACCTGGAGATCATCATCTACTGCATCGGGGCCTTCCTTATCTCCTGCATGGTGGTGACCATCATCATCTACAAGCTGAAGAgcaccaccaagaagacagaCTTCAACAGCCAGCTGGCCGTGCACAAGCTGGCCAAGAGCATCCCCCTGCGCAGACAGGTAACA GTGTCGGCCGACTCCAGCTCATCCATGAACTCGGGCGTGATGCTGGTGCGGCCCTCGCGCCTCTCCTCCAGCGGCACCCCCATGCTGGCCGGCGTCTCCGAGTACGAGCTCCCCGAGGACCCGCGCTGGGAGCTGCCCCGGGACAG GCTGATCCTGGGCAAGCCTCTGGGAGAAGGGTGCTTTGGGCAGGTGGTGCTGGCAGAAGCCATTGGCCTTGACAAGGACAAGCCCAACCGTGTGACCAAGGTGGCGGTGAAGATGCTCAAGT CCGACGCCACGGAGAAGGACTTGTCTGACCTCATCTCTGAGAtggagatgatgaagatgattGGCAAGCACAAGAACATCATCAACCTGCTGGGAGCCTGCACACAGGATG GACCCCTCTACGTGATCGTGGAATATGCCAGCAAGGGCAACCTACGGGAGTACCTGCAGGCGCGGCGGCCCCCGGGCATGGAGTACTGCTACAACCCCACCCGCGTCCCCGAGGAGCAGCTCTCCTTCAAGGACCTGGTCTCCTGTGCCTACCAGGTGGCACGGGGCATGGAGTACCTGGCCTCCAAGAAG TGCATCCACAGGGACCTGGCAGCCAGGAATGTCCTGGTGACGGAGGACAACGTGATGAAGATCGCTGACTTTGGGCTGGCCCGTGACATCCACCACATCGATTACTACAAGAAGACAACAAAT GGTCGCCTGCCAGTGAAGTGGATGGCTCCTGAGGCTCTCTTTGACCGAATCTACACCCACCAGAGTGACGT GTGGTCCTTcggggtgctgctgtgggagatTTTCACGCTGGGTGGGTCACCCTACCCCGGCGTGCCCGTTGAGGAGCTCTTCAAGCTGCTGAAGGAAGGTCACAGGATGGACAAGCCCAGCAACTGCACCAACGAGCT GTACATGATGATGAGGGATTGCTGGCACGCCGTCCCTTCCCAGAGACCCACCTTCAAGCAGCTGGTGGAGGACCTGGACCGGATCGTGGCCATGACCTCCAACCAG GAGTACCTGGACCTCTCCATGCCGCTGGATCAGTATTCTCCCGGCTTCCCAGATACCCGCAGCTCCACCTGCTCCTCGGGAGAGGACTCTGTTTTTTCCCACGACCCGCTCCCGGATGAGCCGTGCCTTCCCAAGTTCCCCCCTCAGCACAGCAACGGTGGACTGAAGCGACACTGA
- the FGFR1 gene encoding fibroblast growth factor receptor 1 isoform X3: MRQRGAHVPWERNRLIGAASPVETPLRPPGASLGPPWSGSCGAQSPSSSCSSGMFTWRCLILWAVLVAAALSAARPAPTLPDQALPKAKIEVESYSAHPGDLLQLRCRLRDDVQSINWVRDGVQLAENNRTRITGEEVEVRDVVPEDSGLYACMTNSPSGSETTYFSVNISDALPSAEDDDDEDDSSSEEKEADNTKPNQAIAPYWTYPEKMEKKLHAVPAAKTVKFKCPSSGTPNPTLRWLKNGKEFKPDHRIGGYKVRQATWSIIMDSVVPSDKGNYTCIVENKYGSINHTYQLDVVERSPHRPILQAGLPANKTVALGSNVEFVCKVYSDPQPHIQWLKHIEVNGSKIGPDNLPYVQILKHSGINSSDAEVLTLYNVTEAESGEYVCKVSNYIGEANQSAWLTVTRPLATAIEDTPTMMTSPFYLEIIIYCIGAFLISCMVVTIIIYKLKSTTKKTDFNSQLAVHKLAKSIPLRRQVSADSSSSMNSGVMLVRPSRLSSSGTPMLAGVSEYELPEDPRWELPRDRLILGKPLGEGCFGQVVLAEAIGLDKDKPNRVTKVAVKMLKSDATEKDLSDLISEMEMMKMIGKHKNIINLLGACTQDGPLYVIVEYASKGNLREYLQARRPPGMEYCYNPTRVPEEQLSFKDLVSCAYQVARGMEYLASKKCIHRDLAARNVLVTEDNVMKIADFGLARDIHHIDYYKKTTNGRLPVKWMAPEALFDRIYTHQSDVWSFGVLLWEIFTLGGSPYPGVPVEELFKLLKEGHRMDKPSNCTNELYMMMRDCWHAVPSQRPTFKQLVEDLDRIVAMTSNQEYLDLSMPLDQYSPGFPDTRSSTCSSGEDSVFSHDPLPDEPCLPKFPPQHSNGGLKRH, from the exons ATGCGGCAGCGGGGAGCACACGTCCCCTGGGAGAGGAACCGG CTCATAggggctgccagccctgtggaGACCCCCCTGCGCCCGCCCGGGGCCAGCCTGGGGCCCCCATGGAGTGGGAGTTGCGGAGCCCAGTCGCCGAGCAGTagctgcagcagtgggatgTTTACCTGGCGGTGCCTCATCCTTTGGGCTGTGCTGGTCGCAGCCGCGCTCTCCGCTGCCCGGCCGGCCCCCACCCTGCCCGACCAAG ctctgcccaaaGCAAAAATCGAAGTGGAGTCCTACTCAGCCCACCCCGGTGACCTCCTCCAGCTGCGCTGCCGGCTGCGGGATGATGTCCAGAGCATCAACTGGGTGCGCGATGGCGTCCAGCTGGCTGAGAACAACCGGACGCGCATCACCGGGGAGGAGGTAGAGGTCAGGGACGTGGTGCCCGAGGACTCGGGGCTCTATGCCTGCATGACCAACAGCCCCTCGGGCAGCGAGACCACCTACTTCTCCGTGAACATCTCAG ACGCTCTCCCCTCTGcggaggatgatgatgatgaagatgattCCTCGTCGGAGGAGAAGGAGGCGGATAACACCAAGCCGAACC aggCCATCGCTCCATACTGGACCTATCCCGAGAAGATGGAGAAGAAGCTCcacgctgtccctgctgccaaaACAGTGAAATTCAAGTGTCCGTCGAGCGGGACGCCCAACCCCACCCTGCGCTGGCTGAAGAACGGCAAAGAGTTCAAGCCTGACCACCGCATCGGGGGGTACAAG GTCCGCCAGGCCACCTGGAGCATCATCATGGACTCGGTGGTGCCGTCCGATAAGGGCAACTACACCTGCATCGTGGAGAACAAGTACGGGAGCATCAACCACACCTACCAGCTGGATGTCGTGG AGCGGTCCCCACACCGGCCCatcctgcaggcagggctgcccGCCAACAAGACAGTGGCCCTGGGCAGCAACGTGGAGTTTGTCTGCAAGGTGTACAGCGACCCTCAACCCCACATCCAGTGGCTGAAGCACATTGAGGTGAACGGCAGCAAGATTGGCCCCGACAACCTGCCCTACGTGCAGATCCTGAAG CACTCGGGGATTAATAGCTCTGATGCGGAGGTGCTGACCCTGTATAATGTGACAGAGGCGGAGAGCGGGGAGTATGTTTGTAAGGTTTCCAATTATATTGGCGAGGCCAACCAGTCTGCGTGGCTCACTGTCACCAGGCCCCTGGCCACAG CTATTGAAGACACCCCAACCATGATGACATCTCCCTTCTACCTGGAGATCATCATCTACTGCATCGGGGCCTTCCTTATCTCCTGCATGGTGGTGACCATCATCATCTACAAGCTGAAGAgcaccaccaagaagacagaCTTCAACAGCCAGCTGGCCGTGCACAAGCTGGCCAAGAGCATCCCCCTGCGCAGACAG GTGTCGGCCGACTCCAGCTCATCCATGAACTCGGGCGTGATGCTGGTGCGGCCCTCGCGCCTCTCCTCCAGCGGCACCCCCATGCTGGCCGGCGTCTCCGAGTACGAGCTCCCCGAGGACCCGCGCTGGGAGCTGCCCCGGGACAG GCTGATCCTGGGCAAGCCTCTGGGAGAAGGGTGCTTTGGGCAGGTGGTGCTGGCAGAAGCCATTGGCCTTGACAAGGACAAGCCCAACCGTGTGACCAAGGTGGCGGTGAAGATGCTCAAGT CCGACGCCACGGAGAAGGACTTGTCTGACCTCATCTCTGAGAtggagatgatgaagatgattGGCAAGCACAAGAACATCATCAACCTGCTGGGAGCCTGCACACAGGATG GACCCCTCTACGTGATCGTGGAATATGCCAGCAAGGGCAACCTACGGGAGTACCTGCAGGCGCGGCGGCCCCCGGGCATGGAGTACTGCTACAACCCCACCCGCGTCCCCGAGGAGCAGCTCTCCTTCAAGGACCTGGTCTCCTGTGCCTACCAGGTGGCACGGGGCATGGAGTACCTGGCCTCCAAGAAG TGCATCCACAGGGACCTGGCAGCCAGGAATGTCCTGGTGACGGAGGACAACGTGATGAAGATCGCTGACTTTGGGCTGGCCCGTGACATCCACCACATCGATTACTACAAGAAGACAACAAAT GGTCGCCTGCCAGTGAAGTGGATGGCTCCTGAGGCTCTCTTTGACCGAATCTACACCCACCAGAGTGACGT GTGGTCCTTcggggtgctgctgtgggagatTTTCACGCTGGGTGGGTCACCCTACCCCGGCGTGCCCGTTGAGGAGCTCTTCAAGCTGCTGAAGGAAGGTCACAGGATGGACAAGCCCAGCAACTGCACCAACGAGCT GTACATGATGATGAGGGATTGCTGGCACGCCGTCCCTTCCCAGAGACCCACCTTCAAGCAGCTGGTGGAGGACCTGGACCGGATCGTGGCCATGACCTCCAACCAG GAGTACCTGGACCTCTCCATGCCGCTGGATCAGTATTCTCCCGGCTTCCCAGATACCCGCAGCTCCACCTGCTCCTCGGGAGAGGACTCTGTTTTTTCCCACGACCCGCTCCCGGATGAGCCGTGCCTTCCCAAGTTCCCCCCTCAGCACAGCAACGGTGGACTGAAGCGACACTGA